One stretch of uncultured Fretibacterium sp. DNA includes these proteins:
- the speE gene encoding polyamine aminopropyltransferase yields MSGTDEKPVTRAKRSNNLWMTEEQTENLRLSLKVTDILHQERTPWQDILVVETPEYGRALMLDGAIQLTERDEFCYSEMMAHVPICAHPDPRRVLIVGGGDGAILREVLRHPCVEVCTLIDIDERVVAASKRWLPSIGCALDDPRADVRCLDALEYIRTTSDRFDVAIVDSTDPVEFAAGLFQSPFYADIKRVLTPKGLMVELTESPFSDTALMRQAIGQMRTVFPVVRMYWGAVPTYPTGMWTYGAASLSPDPATPIREVRGTRYYTNAVHRAAFVLPPFLEDLIREDRCR; encoded by the coding sequence ATGAGCGGGACCGACGAGAAACCGGTAACACGGGCAAAGCGCTCGAACAACCTTTGGATGACGGAGGAGCAGACGGAGAACCTTCGGCTCTCGCTGAAGGTCACGGACATCCTGCACCAGGAGCGGACCCCCTGGCAGGACATCCTGGTCGTGGAGACCCCGGAATACGGCAGGGCCCTGATGCTGGACGGGGCCATCCAGCTCACGGAACGGGACGAGTTCTGCTACTCGGAGATGATGGCGCACGTTCCCATCTGCGCTCATCCCGACCCCAGGCGGGTCCTGATCGTGGGCGGAGGGGACGGCGCCATTCTGCGCGAGGTCCTGAGGCACCCCTGCGTCGAGGTCTGCACGCTGATCGACATCGACGAGAGGGTGGTGGCGGCATCCAAGCGCTGGCTCCCCTCCATAGGGTGCGCTCTGGACGACCCGCGCGCCGACGTGCGTTGCCTGGACGCCCTGGAGTACATCCGCACCACGTCCGACCGCTTCGACGTGGCCATCGTGGACAGCACCGACCCCGTGGAGTTCGCCGCCGGGCTCTTCCAGTCCCCCTTCTATGCGGACATCAAAAGAGTGTTGACCCCCAAGGGGCTGATGGTGGAGCTGACGGAGTCGCCCTTTTCCGACACGGCGCTGATGAGGCAGGCCATCGGCCAGATGCGCACCGTCTTCCCCGTCGTGCGGATGTACTGGGGGGCCGTCCCCACCTATCCGACGGGGATGTGGACCTACGGGGCCGCGTCCCTCTCCCCCGACCCGGCCACGCCTATTCGGGAGGTCCGGGGTACGCGCTACTACACCAACGCCGTGCATCGTGCGGCCTTCGTGCTGCCGCCCTTTCTGGAGGACCTGATCCGCGAGGACCGATGCAGGTGA
- a CDS encoding autoinducer 2 ABC transporter substrate-binding protein, with the protein MKKVVGVSLVLVLALVALFVTMAAAQERVIATVVKLSGVNWFQRMEEGVVRYAADNGVNAFQQGPSKADAALQVQIVEDLIAQGVDALCVVPFSAEALEPVLKKARDQKIVVVTHEASAQQNVDYDIEAFDNAAYGVHFMDALAALMDKKGEYVVMVGSLTSKTHNEWVDAAIEHQKAHYPDMKWVGQKIETNDDQQTAYARTRELFKAFPNLKGFIGSSAVDVAGAGLAIEEMGLADKTAVVGTSLVSVSGQYLKTGAVDMISFWDPAEAGYAMNRVAELVLDGQAVEDGADLKVKGYEKIKLDGKVIYGQAWVDVTKDNMDQYNF; encoded by the coding sequence ATGAAAAAGGTGGTTGGAGTAAGTTTGGTTCTGGTTTTGGCGTTGGTCGCTCTGTTCGTGACCATGGCTGCGGCGCAGGAACGCGTGATTGCTACGGTGGTCAAATTGAGCGGAGTCAACTGGTTCCAGCGCATGGAGGAAGGGGTCGTGCGCTATGCGGCCGACAACGGCGTCAACGCGTTCCAGCAGGGGCCGTCCAAGGCCGATGCCGCCCTGCAGGTGCAGATAGTCGAGGATCTGATCGCACAGGGGGTGGACGCCCTCTGCGTCGTGCCCTTCTCCGCCGAGGCCCTAGAGCCCGTGCTCAAGAAGGCCCGGGATCAGAAGATCGTGGTCGTCACCCACGAGGCCTCGGCGCAGCAGAACGTGGACTACGACATTGAGGCGTTCGATAACGCCGCCTATGGGGTACACTTCATGGACGCACTGGCTGCACTGATGGATAAGAAGGGCGAATACGTCGTCATGGTCGGCAGCCTGACCTCGAAAACCCATAACGAATGGGTGGACGCAGCCATCGAGCATCAGAAGGCCCACTATCCCGACATGAAGTGGGTGGGGCAGAAGATCGAGACCAACGACGACCAGCAGACCGCCTACGCTCGGACGCGCGAGCTCTTTAAGGCGTTCCCCAACCTCAAGGGGTTCATCGGTAGCTCGGCCGTGGACGTGGCGGGGGCCGGCCTGGCGATCGAGGAGATGGGCCTCGCCGACAAGACTGCCGTCGTGGGGACCAGCCTTGTGTCGGTCTCCGGCCAGTACCTCAAGACGGGGGCCGTCGACATGATCAGCTTCTGGGACCCCGCCGAGGCCGGCTACGCTATGAACAGGGTCGCGGAGCTGGTTCTGGATGGGCAAGCAGTTGAGGATGGGGCCGATCTCAAGGTCAAGGGCTATGAAAAGATCAAACTCGATGGCAAGGTAATCTACGGCCAGGCTTGGGTCGACGTCACCAAGGACAATATGGATCAGTATAACTTTTAG
- a CDS encoding endonuclease III, giving the protein MSRLRVGMDRSAPPADGAGPLRRWILSVLDLLEGVWHNEADPPALGHGEPLDGLVLTVLSQNTNDRNRDMAFERLKARFPSWESVVEGGAEALEDAVRPAGLAPTKARRILEILKIVHGDFGAYSIAELAKRGRDEARRYLTALPGVGEKTAACVLMFDMALPAFPVDTHVSRVCRRVGFVPEKASPDDICALMEREVPPRRYLGGHVNIIEHGRAVCSARKPLCGACPLTALCNTGRERVAEAMAVEMRKGRPGQGRARKGGASDDGGNREKRGKN; this is encoded by the coding sequence GTGAGCCGCCTGAGGGTGGGGATGGACCGCTCCGCTCCGCCCGCGGACGGGGCCGGACCCCTGAGGCGCTGGATCCTCTCCGTCCTGGACCTTCTGGAGGGGGTCTGGCACAACGAGGCCGACCCGCCTGCTCTGGGGCATGGGGAGCCGCTGGACGGGCTCGTCCTGACCGTGCTCTCGCAGAACACGAACGACCGCAACCGGGACATGGCGTTCGAACGGCTCAAGGCGCGTTTCCCGAGCTGGGAGTCCGTCGTCGAGGGCGGCGCCGAGGCCCTGGAGGACGCGGTGCGTCCCGCCGGGCTGGCGCCCACGAAGGCGCGGCGCATCCTGGAGATACTGAAGATCGTACATGGGGATTTCGGCGCCTACTCCATCGCGGAGCTCGCGAAGCGGGGGCGGGACGAGGCCAGGCGCTACCTGACCGCGCTGCCGGGCGTGGGGGAGAAGACGGCGGCGTGCGTCCTGATGTTCGACATGGCCCTCCCCGCGTTCCCCGTCGATACCCACGTCAGCCGGGTCTGCCGCCGCGTCGGGTTCGTGCCCGAAAAGGCGTCTCCGGACGATATCTGCGCGCTGATGGAGCGGGAGGTCCCCCCCCGGCGTTACCTTGGGGGGCACGTCAACATCATCGAACACGGCCGGGCGGTCTGCTCGGCGCGGAAGCCGCTCTGCGGGGCCTGCCCGCTCACGGCACTCTGCAACACGGGACGGGAGCGGGTCGCGGAGGCGATGGCGGTGGAGATGCGCAAGGGACGGCCCGGGCAGGGCCGTGCCCGGAAGGGAGGGGCGAGCGATGACGGAGGAAATCGAGAAAAACGAGGAAAAAACTGA
- a CDS encoding ATP-binding protein: MTDNVTDKWKLTPGKLRRLKDPGSWKVKGTDEWGPGRKGVGLIGQERAVESISFGLMVPGRGYNIFVTGQPGSGRTSYALERLRERAADLPAPDDWLYLHNFDEPGEPLAMSVSAGRGKELCAALDGLLNELKATISKAFEQSQYEDAKAQYVKEFQEKAGTIMDELKSWAAEHHFSLKRTPQGFVNIPLIEAEDEEGKPVVREIQQEEFEALDEKEQKRYQALSEDVSQRTLLGLRRIRDMEKELKERIGELEAEICRAAIAPCMADVREAYSGNEPLSKWFDRMAEDVIENFGAFVTAVRDESAEVDFSRYLGNLFVSNDPKDGAPVVWETNPTYYNLAGKVEYESRQGYLYTDFRRIVAGAFHKANGGFLVLDAEKVLMNFMSWEAVKRLLRTQEASIENLGEQYGAIPVSSLRPSPIRMNLKVVMIGMPYIYELLQHYDPEFRKLFKVKASFDTDMPRTAATERRMGLCVRDILRRENLKPFDAEALSEVIEWASRDAEDQNLLSAELGRLRELLMESHAWAAGSSGPRVGREHVRKAIEHKRYRSGMYQEKLTRAFEDGVIRVDTDGAVVGQVNGLAVLDLTDYRFGHPSRITANVFMGQEGVVNIEREVRMTGPIHNKGLMILSSYLGRKYAQDMPLTLSARITFEQNYGGIEGDSASSTELYCLLSALSGLPLNQGIAVTGSVDQFGNVQPIGGVNEKIEGFFDYCRIAGLTGRQGVMIPRANVRHLMLNHDVLQAVKDGKFSVWAVGTIDEGIELLTGVRAGREHRDGSYAPASVHGRAKARLSKLLSDNVRLRKKLGGDDEEDEGGRRGRGPEEERSARRRGR, from the coding sequence GTGACGGATAACGTGACGGATAAATGGAAGCTGACGCCCGGGAAACTGAGACGGCTGAAGGACCCCGGGAGCTGGAAGGTGAAGGGGACCGACGAATGGGGCCCCGGCCGAAAAGGGGTGGGGCTCATCGGCCAGGAGCGGGCGGTGGAGTCGATCTCCTTCGGCCTGATGGTCCCGGGGAGGGGATACAACATCTTCGTGACCGGCCAGCCGGGCAGCGGGCGCACCAGCTATGCGCTCGAACGTCTCAGGGAGCGGGCGGCCGACCTCCCCGCCCCGGACGACTGGCTTTACCTTCACAACTTCGACGAGCCGGGGGAGCCCCTGGCGATGTCGGTGTCCGCCGGACGGGGAAAGGAGCTCTGCGCCGCCCTGGACGGGCTGCTGAACGAGCTCAAGGCCACGATCAGCAAGGCATTCGAGCAGAGTCAGTACGAGGACGCCAAGGCGCAGTACGTCAAGGAGTTCCAGGAGAAGGCGGGGACGATCATGGACGAGCTCAAGTCCTGGGCCGCCGAGCACCATTTCTCCCTCAAACGCACCCCGCAGGGGTTCGTCAACATCCCCCTGATCGAGGCCGAGGACGAGGAGGGCAAGCCCGTCGTTCGGGAGATCCAGCAGGAGGAGTTCGAGGCCCTGGACGAGAAGGAGCAGAAGCGCTATCAGGCGCTCTCCGAGGATGTGTCCCAGAGGACGCTTCTGGGGCTGCGCCGCATCCGCGACATGGAGAAGGAGCTCAAGGAGCGGATCGGCGAGCTCGAGGCCGAGATATGCCGGGCCGCGATAGCCCCCTGCATGGCGGACGTCCGCGAGGCGTACTCGGGCAACGAGCCTCTGTCGAAGTGGTTCGACCGGATGGCCGAGGACGTCATCGAGAACTTCGGGGCGTTCGTCACCGCGGTCCGGGACGAGTCGGCCGAGGTCGACTTCTCTCGATATCTGGGCAACCTCTTCGTCTCGAACGACCCGAAGGACGGGGCTCCGGTGGTCTGGGAGACCAACCCCACCTACTACAACCTCGCGGGGAAGGTGGAGTACGAGAGCCGCCAGGGCTACCTCTACACCGACTTTCGCCGCATCGTGGCGGGCGCCTTCCATAAGGCCAACGGCGGGTTCCTGGTTCTCGATGCGGAGAAGGTGCTCATGAACTTCATGTCCTGGGAGGCGGTCAAGCGCCTGCTCCGCACCCAGGAGGCGTCCATCGAGAACCTCGGGGAACAGTACGGGGCGATCCCCGTGTCCTCGCTGCGTCCCAGCCCGATTCGGATGAACCTCAAGGTCGTGATGATCGGGATGCCCTACATCTACGAGCTGCTGCAGCATTACGACCCGGAGTTCCGGAAGCTCTTCAAGGTCAAGGCGAGCTTCGACACGGACATGCCCCGGACGGCCGCGACGGAGCGCCGGATGGGGCTGTGCGTGAGGGACATCCTGCGGCGGGAGAACCTGAAGCCCTTCGACGCGGAGGCGTTGTCCGAGGTCATCGAGTGGGCCAGCCGGGACGCGGAGGACCAGAACCTCCTCTCGGCGGAGCTGGGCCGGCTCCGGGAACTGCTGATGGAGTCCCATGCCTGGGCCGCCGGGTCGAGCGGGCCGCGCGTGGGCCGGGAGCACGTCCGCAAGGCCATCGAGCACAAGCGCTACCGGTCGGGCATGTATCAGGAGAAGCTGACCCGTGCCTTCGAGGACGGGGTCATCCGGGTGGATACGGACGGAGCCGTGGTGGGACAGGTCAACGGCCTGGCCGTCCTGGACCTGACGGACTACCGCTTCGGGCACCCCTCGCGCATCACGGCCAACGTCTTCATGGGGCAGGAAGGGGTCGTCAACATCGAGCGGGAGGTGCGCATGACGGGGCCCATCCACAACAAGGGGCTGATGATCCTATCGAGCTACCTGGGGAGGAAATACGCCCAGGACATGCCCCTGACGCTCTCCGCGCGAATCACGTTCGAGCAGAACTACGGGGGCATCGAGGGGGACAGCGCCTCCTCCACGGAGCTCTACTGCCTTCTCTCGGCCCTCTCGGGGCTTCCCCTGAACCAGGGGATCGCCGTCACGGGTTCCGTGGACCAGTTCGGAAACGTCCAGCCGATCGGGGGTGTCAACGAGAAGATCGAGGGCTTCTTCGACTATTGCAGGATCGCGGGGCTGACGGGGCGTCAGGGGGTGATGATCCCCAGGGCGAACGTTCGGCACCTCATGTTGAACCATGACGTGCTCCAGGCCGTGAAGGACGGGAAGTTCTCCGTCTGGGCGGTGGGGACGATCGACGAGGGCATCGAGCTGCTCACCGGGGTTCGGGCCGGGCGGGAGCACCGGGACGGCTCCTATGCGCCCGCATCCGTCCACGGCAGGGCCAAGGCGCGGCTCTCGAAGCTCCTCTCGGACAACGTCAGGTTGCGTAAAAAACTCGGCGGGGACGACGAGGAGGATGAGGGAGGGCGGAGGGGCCGCGGGCCGGAGGAGGAGAGGTCGGCCAGGAGACGCGGCCGGTGA
- a CDS encoding DeoR/GlpR family DNA-binding transcription regulator translates to MQRRAHPSILPAGRQRRIMDALRSEGAVTVESLVPLLGVSESTVRRDLELLSERGLLSRTHGGAVLPSLSTAFENAYADKTKAFVEEKARIGSRAASLVADGDTLILDAGSTTLEIARQLSEHRRLTVLTYDLAIAGCSEYHSSSSVFLAGGRIRCNFNETLGADTESFFRDVRVNKAFLGADAIDLQEGIFNANIAERSIKQLIVRAAQEVILVADHSKFGKSALVKICDFSDIDRVVTDRGLFPEVSQELERQGIPFEAV, encoded by the coding sequence ATGCAAAGACGTGCGCATCCCTCGATTCTTCCGGCGGGGCGTCAGCGCAGGATCATGGACGCCCTTCGCAGTGAGGGAGCCGTCACCGTAGAGAGTCTGGTTCCTCTTCTCGGGGTATCCGAGTCCACGGTGCGCCGCGACCTGGAGCTGCTGAGCGAGCGGGGCCTTCTGAGCCGCACTCACGGCGGTGCGGTTCTCCCGTCCCTTAGCACAGCCTTCGAGAACGCCTATGCTGACAAGACGAAGGCCTTTGTGGAGGAAAAAGCCCGCATCGGGAGCCGTGCGGCCTCTCTCGTCGCCGACGGGGACACCCTGATCCTGGATGCGGGCTCGACGACGCTCGAGATAGCCCGTCAGCTCTCCGAACACAGGCGGCTTACGGTATTGACCTACGACCTCGCGATCGCGGGTTGCTCGGAATACCATTCGTCCTCCTCCGTATTTTTGGCCGGAGGCCGCATCCGGTGCAATTTCAACGAAACGCTTGGCGCCGACACCGAGAGTTTCTTTCGAGATGTTCGCGTCAACAAAGCCTTTCTGGGGGCGGATGCCATTGATCTTCAGGAGGGCATCTTCAATGCGAACATCGCCGAACGCTCCATAAAACAGCTGATCGTCCGGGCCGCACAGGAGGTCATCCTGGTTGCCGACCACTCCAAATTCGGGAAGAGCGCCCTCGTCAAGATTTGTGATTTTTCGGACATCGACAGGGTCGTGACGGACAGGGGCCTCTTTCCCGAGGTGTCGCAGGAATTGGAGCGTCAGGGTATTCCGTTTGAAGCGGTTTGA
- a CDS encoding ArsA family ATPase: MSESSFEERGAGVSSLPSSGCRPFTFFGGKGGTGKTTCAAAYACHLSSRGCRTLLVSTDPAHSTSDVLDVQLGADITPVAENLWGLEVDPELESRRYITAIQEKMLSIVSPAIVDEIKKQMEIAYASPGAEEAAIFDKFVELMDERGRAYDAIVFDTAPTGHTLRLLSLPEILGGWIETLIAKRRKAMEMFGMAGRFDKEMRRRAEQDPVVEALVRRRDRFERSRRYLTDPGASAFYFVLNAERMPILETARAVEMLMKFGIGVGGVVVNRVIPEDAGEFFRERLKAQKGYLEDIGERFGRLRRIVHLPLLRTDVQGMDQIKKIAEWIGEIDA; encoded by the coding sequence ATGAGCGAATCGTCTTTTGAGGAACGCGGGGCGGGCGTCTCGAGCCTGCCGAGTTCGGGCTGCAGGCCCTTCACCTTTTTCGGGGGGAAGGGGGGGACGGGAAAGACCACCTGTGCGGCGGCCTACGCCTGCCACCTGTCCTCCCGCGGATGCCGCACGCTCCTCGTCTCGACGGACCCCGCCCACTCCACGTCCGATGTCTTGGATGTGCAGCTGGGGGCGGACATCACCCCCGTGGCGGAGAACCTCTGGGGTCTGGAGGTCGATCCCGAGCTCGAGTCCAGGCGATACATCACCGCGATACAGGAGAAGATGCTCTCCATCGTCAGCCCGGCGATCGTGGACGAGATCAAGAAACAGATGGAGATCGCCTACGCCTCCCCCGGCGCGGAGGAGGCCGCCATCTTCGACAAGTTCGTGGAGCTGATGGACGAGCGCGGCAGGGCGTACGACGCGATCGTCTTCGACACCGCTCCCACGGGACACACCCTTCGTCTGCTCTCGCTGCCGGAGATCCTGGGAGGGTGGATCGAGACCCTCATCGCCAAACGTCGGAAGGCGATGGAGATGTTCGGGATGGCGGGGCGGTTCGACAAGGAGATGCGGAGGAGGGCGGAGCAGGACCCCGTCGTCGAGGCCCTTGTGCGGCGGCGCGACCGTTTCGAGCGAAGTCGGCGCTACCTGACGGACCCCGGGGCCTCGGCGTTCTACTTCGTGCTCAATGCGGAGAGGATGCCGATTCTGGAGACGGCGCGCGCCGTGGAGATGCTGATGAAGTTCGGGATCGGCGTGGGGGGCGTCGTGGTCAACCGGGTGATTCCGGAGGACGCGGGCGAGTTCTTCCGCGAACGGCTGAAGGCGCAGAAGGGGTATCTGGAGGATATCGGGGAGCGTTTCGGCCGCCTGCGCCGCATCGTGCATTTGCCTCTTCTCAGGACGGACGTTCAGGGCATGGACCAGATTAAAAAAATAGCGGAATGGATAGGGGAAATCGACGCATGA
- a CDS encoding sugar ABC transporter ATP-binding protein translates to MLPYLELKDISKSFSGVRALRGVNLRLEQGEIRCLVGENGSGKSTLIKLVAGIIRPDSGSVLIDGEEHSFLRPRLSIAKGIQVIYQDFSLFPNLTVAENVALNTLVASGRRTIDRGEMNEIARKAMERLQVRLDPDALVEELPVASKQLVAIVRAVVQGARLIIMDEPTTALTRQEIERLLAIMEEQKRRGVSALFVTHKLDEVLKISDTITVLRNGRVVADEEARQFDTNRLTFFMTGREIAVARFRHEKNSGERPFLRVRGLNLPGAYRDVSFDLYRGEILGITGALGCGATELALSLFGFQPAKSGTIEISGGTVRVNSVRDAMRLGIAYVPEDRLSEGLLLPVSIARNMALSVIDRLSCGGFLRMHRVRESARSWLEKLRIAAPSVDIPVRNLSGGNQQRVLLARWLATEPRLLILNAPTAGVDVGSKAEIHALLRELAYEGMTVLIISNDIPELLSTCSRILLMREGRVVGETSADASEWELMEALAG, encoded by the coding sequence TTGCTCCCCTATCTTGAGCTCAAGGACATCAGCAAATCCTTCTCGGGGGTGAGGGCGCTTCGCGGCGTCAATCTGCGGCTCGAACAGGGAGAGATCCGATGCCTTGTCGGCGAGAACGGATCCGGCAAGTCGACCCTGATCAAACTGGTCGCCGGGATTATCCGGCCCGACTCGGGCAGCGTGCTCATCGACGGGGAAGAGCACTCCTTTTTGAGGCCCCGTCTCTCCATCGCCAAAGGCATTCAGGTCATCTACCAGGATTTTTCGCTCTTCCCCAACCTGACGGTGGCGGAGAACGTCGCGCTCAACACCCTGGTGGCCTCCGGCAGGCGTACCATCGACCGTGGAGAGATGAACGAAATCGCGCGGAAGGCAATGGAGCGCCTGCAGGTGCGTCTCGACCCCGATGCTTTGGTGGAGGAGCTCCCGGTTGCCTCCAAACAACTGGTGGCCATTGTCCGGGCCGTCGTGCAGGGCGCGCGCCTGATCATCATGGACGAGCCGACGACGGCCCTGACCCGTCAGGAGATCGAACGGCTGCTGGCGATCATGGAGGAGCAGAAACGCCGCGGGGTCTCCGCCCTTTTCGTCACGCACAAACTTGATGAGGTTCTGAAGATCTCCGACACGATCACGGTGCTGCGGAACGGCAGGGTCGTGGCGGACGAGGAGGCGCGCCAGTTCGACACGAACCGCCTGACCTTTTTTATGACCGGACGCGAGATCGCAGTGGCGCGCTTTCGCCACGAAAAAAACTCTGGAGAGAGGCCGTTTCTTCGCGTTCGCGGCCTGAACCTTCCAGGCGCCTATCGGGACGTCTCCTTCGACCTGTATAGGGGGGAGATCCTGGGGATAACGGGCGCCCTGGGCTGCGGGGCCACCGAGCTCGCCCTCTCTCTTTTCGGGTTTCAGCCCGCGAAGTCCGGAACGATCGAGATCTCGGGCGGCACCGTTCGCGTGAACAGTGTGCGGGACGCCATGAGGCTGGGGATTGCCTACGTCCCCGAGGATCGCCTTTCGGAGGGGCTCCTTCTGCCCGTGTCGATAGCTAGGAACATGGCTCTGAGCGTGATCGACCGCCTCTCCTGCGGCGGCTTCCTGCGGATGCACCGCGTCCGTGAGAGCGCGCGGAGCTGGTTGGAGAAACTCAGGATAGCCGCTCCCTCCGTCGATATCCCCGTCAGGAACCTCTCGGGCGGGAATCAGCAGCGCGTGTTGCTGGCCCGGTGGCTGGCCACCGAGCCGCGGCTCCTGATCCTGAACGCTCCCACGGCCGGTGTCGACGTCGGCTCGAAGGCAGAGATCCATGCGCTTCTGCGTGAGCTGGCCTACGAAGGGATGACCGTCCTGATCATATCGAACGATATTCCGGAGCTGCTGTCCACGTGTAGCCGCATCCTTTTGATGCGGGAAGGGCGCGTCGTCGGGGAGACGTCAGCGGACGCTTCGGAGTGGGAACTGATGGAGGCTTTGGCGGGATGA
- a CDS encoding ABC transporter permease: MSTILKRWLGRNEFWVAATTIVLSVVIGSVNPAFWSLMNLCDLLRSATVTGLFALGAHMVLISGGIDISFTAIAAVSFYATTKFLVGVGYQGPMVWIFLLGASAGALLGFVNALFIAAAGLPPFIVTLGTQNLYRGFLLAFIGSNHISNLPQAMVAFSRWDLFRGTSESGIVYGLPGAVLFLLVAAFLASWILNRTLIGRGIYALGGDAASAERVGFNLAAIRCFTYVLAGALAGLTGIVHCSLSRMANPFDLVGSELNILAAVVLGGARISGGYGTVTGTLMGVGLLSIMTNSLILMGVPSYWQRVVAGLMILTGIGLPALKRLIRAGRARGVPSNV, translated from the coding sequence ATGAGCACGATCCTGAAACGATGGTTGGGGCGTAACGAGTTCTGGGTGGCCGCGACGACGATTGTGCTCTCCGTCGTCATCGGCAGCGTCAATCCCGCCTTTTGGTCTCTGATGAACCTGTGCGATCTTCTGAGAAGCGCTACGGTGACGGGGCTGTTTGCCTTGGGGGCCCACATGGTTCTCATCTCGGGCGGGATCGACATCTCCTTCACCGCAATAGCGGCGGTCTCCTTCTATGCGACAACCAAGTTCCTCGTCGGGGTGGGATATCAGGGGCCCATGGTCTGGATTTTCCTCTTGGGCGCCTCTGCCGGGGCGCTCCTGGGGTTCGTCAACGCCCTCTTCATCGCGGCGGCAGGGCTGCCCCCGTTCATCGTCACCCTGGGGACGCAAAACCTTTATCGCGGCTTTCTCCTGGCCTTCATCGGGAGCAACCACATCTCGAACCTCCCGCAGGCCATGGTCGCCTTCTCGCGCTGGGATCTCTTTCGGGGGACGAGCGAGTCGGGAATCGTGTACGGACTCCCCGGGGCTGTGCTTTTTCTTCTGGTCGCCGCGTTTCTGGCGAGCTGGATCCTGAACCGGACGCTCATCGGCCGGGGCATCTACGCCCTGGGAGGCGATGCCGCATCAGCCGAGCGCGTCGGCTTCAACCTTGCCGCCATACGCTGCTTCACCTATGTCCTCGCGGGGGCGCTTGCCGGACTCACTGGAATCGTCCATTGCTCCCTGTCTCGGATGGCGAATCCCTTCGACCTCGTGGGCAGCGAGCTGAATATCCTGGCTGCCGTCGTCCTCGGAGGGGCGCGCATATCGGGAGGCTACGGAACGGTCACGGGTACCCTGATGGGCGTGGGGCTCCTCTCTATTATGACTAACAGCCTGATCCTGATGGGCGTCCCCAGCTACTGGCAGCGGGTCGTCGCGGGCCTCATGATCCTGACCGGCATAGGCCTGCCGGCCCTGAAGCGCCTCATTCGGGCCGGGCGTGCGAGGGGAGTGCCCTCGAATGTTTAG